GCGTACTGGATGGGGATCACGAAGGCGAAGAAGTTGATCACCCCCAGCCCGAAGCCGAAAGCCGCGGGCGCGAGCGCCACGGACCGGGCGCCGGAGAAGCCCAGGGGCTCGTAGTGGGCGGCGCGCAGCAGGACCCAGGGGACGCCCAGGAAGATGAAGATCTCCGTGAACCAGATGCCGAAGGCCGCGTTGAGCAGCTGGGTGGCGCCTCCGAGCGTGAGGAAGAGCCCCAGCCCGAGCGCGACGCCGATCACGGCCATGATCAGGGGGCTGAGGGGCGGAGGAGGCGGCTCGGCGGGGGGGCTGGGGGTGGAATCTTCCACCGGGATCTCCTGAGTCACGAAAAAAGCTGAGCGAAAACCGTGAAGCGTCCGAGTCGCATATCCCTATAATGCCGGCACTTTGAGGTTCTTCCTGGATCGAGCGCAGCGGAGCATGAGGATGGCCGCGCATACCCCCCGGGCCGCGGCTCTGGCGTTGGTGTTGCTGGCTTCGGGATCGGCATCAGCAGCGGCAGTCCAGATCGAGGCGCGCACGGAGGCTCAGGCGTACCAGATCCGCGCCTGGCGTGGCACCACGCCAGACGACGTGGTGTTGCTGCCACGACGGCGGATCGTCCAGTACCTGGGGCTCAACGCCTTCGAGTTGGTCACCGGACAGGATCTGGGCTTCGAGTCCAGCCTGCGCATCTTCGCGGACCTGGGGTTGCCGAAAGGCGAGGCCGAGAAGGTGGACGGCCTGCGGACCGAGGACGCGGACATCATGTACGCGTACGCCCGGTACTCCACCGGCGGCTTCGAGGGCCGGCTGGGGCGCCAGCTCTACGTCGACTCGATGGACATCATGTCCTTCGACGGCCTGCGCCTGCGGTACATGTCCCGCTTCGGCGTGGGCGTGGAGGCCTACGGCGGCCTGTGGGTGAAGGGCGCGGGCATCCTCGGCTCGTCGGTATACCAGCCGGACGGGACGCGCGAGAGCGACTCCCGGCGCCTGGATGCGGGTGTGGTGGGCGCCGACGAGAGCCTGGACGCCATGGAGCCCCTGTACGGCGCCAAGCTGCTGGTGGGCGATCTGAAGGGCTTCAGCGGCTCGCTCGGCTACCGCAAGGCCATGGTGGCCGGGAAGACGGACCTGGAGCGCGCCGGGCTGGAGTTCCGCTACGCGCGCGGGCTCGGCGTGAGCGCGCTGGCGGGCCTGGACTTCGACATGTTGCAGATGAAGCCGGCGCAGCTGCGCGCGCAGGTCCGCCTGGACCGGGAAGTGTTCGCCGTGACGGCCGAGGCCCTGCGCTTCACGCCGGTCTTCTCCTCGGACTCCATCTGGTACTACTTCGCGTACGCCCCGCGCGACGAGGCCCGCCTGCGCGCGGACTTCTACCCGGTGGGCCCGCTGCGCTACTACGTCCAGGCGCTGGCCAGCCTGTACCACACCAACCTCAACAGCACTCTGAGCATCGCGGATGACGTGGACGGTGAGGGCGCGCCTGCCTCGACCAACCTGGGCGGCGCCGTGGGTGCGTCGCTGCGGCGGGGCAACCTGCGCTCGGGGCTGGACGTGACGTACCGGACCGGCTTCGGCGGAGACCAGCTCTGGGTGGATCTCACCGGCGGCTACAGCTTCGACCGGGGGCTGTTCGATCTGGATGCCCGGCTGTCCGTGGCGCACGTGGATGACGCGTTCAACGAGCAGCTGCGCGGCACCTTCTTCGGAGCGCAGGTGTGGGGCAGCCGGGCCCTGAGCCAGGCCGCCCGCGTCTCCCTGGTGCTCGAGCAGAACGTGAATCCGTTCTCTCGCTCGGACACCAAGGTCTTCTTCCTCTTCGATCTCAAGGCGAACCTCTAAGATGGACCGCCAGTTCCGGAACGCACTGGGCGTCTTCGCCCTCTCCCTCGTCGCGGCAGGTGTGGCCTGGGCCGCCACGGCCCGCGAGCGCAGCCTCGCCATCTACCCCGCGCAGAACATCCCGCTCCGCTTCGATCACGCGCAGCACCTGGAGGCCGGCGCGGACTGCGCCACCTGTCACGACTCCGTGAGCAAGAGCGAGGTGGCCCGCGATCGCAACCTCCCGGCCCACCCCGAGTGCGAGACGTGCCACGACATCGAGGCCGCCCAGAAGGGGCAGAAGACGGATCCGCCGGCCAGCTGCGGCACGTGCCACCCGGGCTTCGATCCCACGGTGCGCAAGGAGCCGGCGAAGCTCGATCTGCCGCCCGCCAACCTGCGCTTCACCCACAAGGTGCACCTGGACAAGAAGGTGGAGTGCGTCACCTGCCACGGGGACATGACGAAGGTGACCCTGGCCACCCGGCAGCAGCTGCCGAAGATGGCCACCTGCTTCGAGTGCCATGACGGCCGGGCCGCCTCCAACGCCTGCACGACGTGCCACCTGAAGGAGGCCTCGGGGCGGCTCCAGCTCAACTTCTCCTCCGGCATCCTCCGGCCGATGCAGGGCGACCCGCTGGGCCTGGACCACGGCCCGCGCTACGAGTTCAACCACGGCAGCCGCGCCGCCGTGTCCCGGCAGCTGTGCAGCCAGTGCCACTCGGACTCGTACTGCCAGAAGTGCCACGACTCGCTGCAGAAGCCGCTGTCGGTGCACCCCAACGACTACATCACCCTGCACCCGGTGCAGGCGCGCACGGACGCGCAGCGCTGCGAGAGCTGCCACCGGCTCCAGTCCTTCTGCGCCGCCTGCCACGAGCGGGTGGGCGTGGGCATGGACGCGGACCCGTCCCTGCGCCCGCGCAACGCGAAGGTGCACCCGGACTACGCCACGTGGGTGCAGATCCCCGGGCCCCAGCACCACGGCATCGTCGCCTCGCGAGACATCCGCCAGTGCGCGGCCTGCCACCGGGAGGAGTCCTGCATGAGCTGCCACTCGGAGCTGTCCCAGCGCCAGCAGGTGAACCCGCACCCGAACGGCTTCGCCAACAACTGCAAGAAGCTCGCGGCGGCCAATGACCGCGCGTGCCTCAAGTGCCACTCGGAGACGAGCCTCGCTCAGAAGGGGTGCCGGTGATGCGCCGCCTGCTGATTGCCTGCGCCTGCCTGAGCCTCGCGGGCTGCCTGGATCCGGGAGATCCCCTCCTGGCCGTGCGTGACAGCGATCCTCCCGAGGTGGAGTCCACCGATCCGGGGGCCAACGGGGAGATCGGCTCGGACGGCTCGCTGGAGATCACCTTCTCGGAGTTCATGGACGTGCGCACGCTGCGCCCGGGGATCGCCGTGTTCTCCGGCCGCGAAGAGGTGCCCCTGCGCATCGCCGTGCCCGCCCCGACGGAGGGGGACGAGGACGTCGAGCGCGGGGACATCCCGTACACCGTCACGGTGAGCGCGGAGTCGGGCGCCTTCACCGCGAACGCCAGCCTCATCCTGGTGATGCGGACGATCCTCACCGACTACGAGGGCAATGCGCTCGTGGAGGAGGTCCGCGTCCCGTTCCGCACCGGCCCGTAGGCGGAGGCCGGCGGCTCAGGCGCGCTGCAGGTACTCGCGGATCTGATCGGCGAGCTGGTCGCGCGTCTGGGCCTCGGAGGCGGCCGGGCCCAGCTTCAGCTTCTTCTCCTCCTCGACGAGGTACTTCTGGTCGAGCAGGTACGCCACGGCGTTCTCCAGCGTCGTCTTGGCCAGGGACTCGGCGGCGCCGATGCGGCCCGCGTGGAACTCGGCGCGGCCCGTCTCCAGCGCGAACTTGATGAAGGACTTGCGGTCCGTGGCCACCCCGTCGGCCACGTCCTTCAGCGTCAGCGCGGCCAGCAGGTACGACTCGAGGTAGTCGCGCAGCAGGTCCGCGAGGAACTCCAGGTAGGGCCGGGCGTGGGGCTCGGGCGCGAACTGGAGGGTGTCGTCGGTGCGCAGCACCAGGCCCATCCGCACCAGGGCCTCCACCGTCTCCGAGAAGATGGTGTCGAAGGTGGTGCCCACCCGGTAGATGAACTCGACCTTGAAGAGGCGCGAGAGGAACAGCGCGCGGACCTTCACGCGCTCGTAGGGGGCCGGGGCGCCCACCAGCAGCGCGTTGGCCACGAGGCTGCGCGGCGCCACCAGGTTCATCAGCGTGTTCTTGTAGAAGGAGAGCTCCGCGCGGCGCTCGTCCTCGGGCTGGTAGATGACCTCGCCGCGAGCCTGCTGCGTGCGCAGCATCCCATCCGAGCGGAACGTCTGGATGGCGTCCCGGATGGCGCCCATCGTCTCGGGATCGCTCGGGGCGTTGGCCAGCGTCTTGGAGAGCGGGGTGCGCTCCTCCTCGGCGATGCGGCGCAGCAGGGTGATGCGGTCGGTCAGCTCGCGCTGGGTGACGCCGCGCCGGCGGTGGGCCAGCAGCGACGCGCTCACCAGGGCGTGCGGCGTCACGGTGGACACCTTGCTGATGCCGTACATCACCCGGTTGCCGAGCGCGCGCACCAGGCCCTTCTTCTGGTCGTCCGTGACGGGCTCGCCCGGGGTGAGCCCGCGGCTCTTCATGAGCTCCACCAGCGACAGCGGCTCGTCGAAGGTGAGGTGGATGCGGCCGTAGCGGGCCGCCAGCACCTTGGGCGTGCTCAGCAGGGCCTTGAGGTCCTCCGGCTTCTTCTCTCCGCCGGCCAGCTCCTTCGAGTAGCTGCCGGACTCCACCACCTTCTCGTAGTCGATGGAGACGGGGACGAAGATCAGATCGCTCCGGGCCCCCTCCAGCACGGCCTCCACCTGCCAGGTGAACATGCCCAGCTTGGGGGGCAGCAGCTTGCCGGTGCGGGAGCGGCCTCCCTCGGGGAAGAACTCCTGGTGCACGCCGTCGTGGACGAGCTTGCGCACGTAGGACTGGAAGGCCGCGGAGTAGATGGGGTCTCCCTTGAAGGAGCGGCGCAGGAAGAACGCGCCGCAGCGGCGCAGGAAGGGCCCCAGCGGGAAGAACGAGAGGTTGGCGCCCGCGGCCACCAGGGGCACCGCGTAGCCGCGGTTCCAGAGCACCCAGCTCATCACCAGGTAGTCCACGTGGCTCTTGTGCGAGGGGCACAGGACGATGGGCGCCATGCCGCCGGCCTTCAGGGCGCGGTGCAGCCCCGTCTCATCCACTTCGATGCCGTCGTAGATGCGCTGGAACACCCAGTCCAGCAGGGGCGAGGCGAAGGCCAGGGCGGTGGGGCTGGGGCGCGCGGCGATGGCCTGCAGGTTGCGGCGAGCCTCGCGGTAGACGCTCTCCTGGCGCCGGCTCACCGAGGCGGCGTGGGCATCCAGCGCCTTGCGCAGGTGCCGGTCGCGCATCGTCTCGTCGATGAGGCGCTCGGTGGGCTTGAGGGGCGGGCCGAAGACGGCGCGCGTCTCCCGGGTGAGGTGGTGGTGCAGGGCGCTGCGCACCTTGCGGGCGATCACCTCGTCCGAGTCCTGGGGGTTCTCCTCGATGAAGCGGCGCAGATCGATGGGCTCGCCCACGCGGAACTGGGCGCGGCGGTAGTTGCGGAAGAAGGCCACCATCGAGTGCAGGAAGCCGGGGGCCTCGGGGCTGCCGAAGATCCGGTCCATGATGCCGGGCTTGATGCGCGCGGTGCGCTTCTCCCAGACGAACAGCTCGGGCACCAGGTAGACGGTGCGGTCGCCCTTGCGGGCCATGGCGACCAGGGCGGGGAAGGGGTTCTCCTCGATGTCCTTGCCCGAGGCGCTCATCAGCGCCGTCTTCTTCAGGAAGATGAGGCCGCTGCCGCCGTGGCGCCGGGCGTAGGTGAAGCGCACGTCGAAGTCGCCGCGCTGGGCGGTGTTGCGGAAGGGGCGGGTGAACCAGGGCCGCAGGTTCACCACGGCGCGGATGGGGGGCAGGGCGCGGCGCACCATGGCCCAGGCCAGGTAGAGGAAGTTGATCCACGCGGTGGAGCGCATGACGTGGACCACGAACCCCTTGGCATGGAGCTCGCGCAGCTCGGCCTCGGACTCCGGAGGGAAGAGCACGCCGTCGAAGTAGCGCGCCCCCAGCCAGCGCGAGATCGGTCCAAACTCTTCCTTCAGCACGGCCGCTCCCTGATTCGCAGTCCCGGCCACCGCAGTCTCCACGTGGCTTCCTCCGGCGGAAAGGCTTCCGAGCCGGAGCGGATACTAGCGAAGGAAAGCGGCTTTCCAGCCTCTTTCCTCACTCTGGCGCGGCCGGGCTCAGGGCACGGCTGGACTGCGGCGGCTGGGGCGGACCACCGACGCCACGGTGTCCAGCAGGCGAGGCAGCTGGAGCGGCTTCTCGAAGAAGCCGTCGATGCGATCCAGGCCCTGGCCGGAGCTGAGCGAGGCCACCTCGCTGGCGCCGGAGATGATGTAGACGACGACGTCCGAGAGCGACTCGGTGGCGCGGATGAAGTGCAGCACGGAGCGCCCGTCCTCCTGGCTCAGGCGCAGGTCCAGCAGCACCATGGCTGGGCGGATGTGCGAGAGCACGGAGCGGGCCTCGGCCGCTCCCGAGGTGGACATCACCCGGTAGCCCTCCTGCTCGAGCACCTGCTGGAGCACCTCGCGGCAGTCCAGATCGTCCTCCACCAGGAGGATGCCACCGGCGCGGGGCGCGGCCTGGGTGGGATCCGGCAGGCTCACCGCCCCGGCGAACATGGGGAGCACCATCTGGAAGGTGGAGCCCTCACCCAGCGTGCTGGTGCCATCCACCCGGCCGCCGTGGAGCGAGAGGATCTTCGCCACCAGCGGCAGGCCCAGCCGGCCGCCCAGGGGGCGCGGCGTGCCGGAGCGCGCGCGGTAGAACGGATCGAAGACGTTCTCCAGCTCCTCCTGCGAGAGCCCCGGGCCGCTGTCCTTCACGGACAGGGCGGCGAGCCCCTCCTCGGCGGAGACGCGCACCTCCACGGTGCCGCCCTCCTCGCTCTGGTGGATGCCGTTCTCCACGAGGTTGTGGATGGCCTCGGCGAGGCGCTCGCGGTCGCCGCGGACGAACACCTCTGAGCACGGAGGGATGTGGAGGCGCACCTTGCTGTGCTCGGACAGGGCGGCCAGCCCGCGCAGCACCTCCTCGGCCACGGCCTTGAGGCCGAAGGGGCGCTGGTTGAGCTGCATCTTCCCGGACTGGAGCCGGGACATGAGCAGCAGATCATTCACCATGCGCAGCATGCGGTCCGAGTTCCGGTCGCACGTCTGCAGGGCGCGGCGCTGCTGCTCGGTGAGGGGGCCCAGCTTCTCGCGGCCCACCATGGCCAGGTAGGCCTTGATGGTGGTGAGCGGGTTCTTCAAGTCGTGGGACACGTTGCCGAGCAGCTCCTCGCGGTGCTGCTCCAGGCTCTTGAGGCCGGCGATGGCCGTCTGGAGATCCTTGTTGCGCCGCGCCGAGTCATCCCTCAGGCGGGCCACCTCGTAGGCGGCGGACAGCTGCCCCGCCAGGGCCCGCAGCAGCGTCTCCGAGGCATCCTTCCGTGGCCCGAGGATGGCCAGGCAGCCGGTGACGCCCTGGGGGCTCTCGAGCGGGACGACGACGGTGTCCTCCTCGCGCAGCACGGCGTTCTGGGAGAAGGCCCGCCCGACGATGCCCTCGTCCGGGATGGCGGCGGTGACGCGGTCGTCATAGCGGCCGCGGACGTGCTCGACGTGGAGCTGCTTGCGCTCGGCGAAGAAGCGGGCGACGTAGCAGACCTTGGGCTTGAGCAGGTTGAAGATGACCTGCAGGTAGACGCGGAGCACCTCGGTGGTGCCGGCGCTGGTGGTGAGGTGGCGCGCCATCTCGAGCAGCGCGGCCTCGGCGGCCTCGGGCTCGACGGGGGGCACGGGCTTCACCGCCCGCTTGGGCTGCTTCTTCAGGTGGGGCCGGAGCGCGACGACTTCGGCCAGCCGGGGGCCTTTCTTCTTGGAGGAGGGCACGGGAGTCTCGGTACCTGGCGGAAGGATGCCTGGCGTCCCTGGGGGAACGCGTGAGCAGGGTCATCCTCCTCCAACGCCTCAAGGGGGGGAACGACCCGTCTGGGCAGATGCGTCCGGCAGGACAGGGGCCGTGTCGGCTGCTCGACATCAGCCCCTGGCGCTTCGTCTCACGCTTGACGCTTGACGACGGCGCCTGCCTTGTCGAGCGTGTAGGGCTCCACCAGGAGTCCCTCCACCTTCTCCCGGAAGCCCTGGACGCCGAAGCCGCTCTCGTGGAGCGCGGTGAGGGTGGCGGTCTGCACGCGGCGCGCGGTCTCATCCGCGGTGAGCAGCTTGAGCATGGGCTCGCGGGCCGGCTCGTACTTGAGGGGGCCCAGCGCCTTGAGCGCGGCGATCTTCACGTCGTCCGCCATGTCCTCGAGGAAGGGCAGGACGGCGGGAGCGATGCGGGCATCCTCCTTGCCGGTGACGTGGTGGAGCAGGACGACCTTCTTCTCCGGGTCGCGCGTGTAGTGGTTGCTCAAGTGGGTGAGCACGTCCACGCAGATGGCAATCACCTCGGGCTCCGGCAGCAGCTCGCCGAGCAGCCGCAGCGCCCAGGAGGCGGCCTGATCACTCTTGCGGAGGAAGTCCTGGATGGGGGCCACCGCGTCCTTGCCGAAGCCCTTGATGAGCTCGAAGACGTGCTCCTTCTCGTCGGCGTCCGTGGTGAGCGGCTCCACGGTGATGGTGAAGCGCATCAGGAGCACGCCGACGGCCTCGGGGAACTTCATCTCCCCGAGCTGCTGGATGGCCTTTTGACGCGTGGTGGGATCCCCATACTTCTGGGTGACCTTGGGTTTGAGCTTGAGGGCTTTCTCGGGGCCGGAGCCGCCGAAGAAGTCGAAGAGGCCCATGTGTACGCTCCGAGGAAGGGCAGGATGTGGAGGCGCCGTGTAGGACGAGGCGCCCGGCAGTGCAATAGGCAAGAAGCCGGGGCCATTCCCATCGTCGGGTGGGAGCCTAGAGCTTCAGCTCCCGCCGAACGTCTCCAGGGTAGGCGCGCGCCAGCGCCTCGGCCGCGGCTTTCGCCTCGGGGCCGGCCCCCTCGGGCACCCGGATCTGGATGACGAGGTACATGTCGCCGGCAGAGCCCCCCTTGAGAGAGGGGGCGCCACGGCCCTTCAGGCGCATCTTCCGGCCCGACTGGGAGCCGGCGGGCACCTTGACGGTCACCTCGCCCTGGAAGGTGGGCACCTTCACCTCGGCTCCGAGCAGGGCCTCGGGGATGGTGACGGGCAGATCCATGTAGAGATCATCCCCCTCGCGGCGCACCAGCGGGTGATCGGCCACCTCGGTCTCGATGTAGAGATCTCCCGGCGGCCCGCCGTGAGTCCCCGCGGCGCCCTGGCCGGCGAGCCGGACCTTGGAGCCCGTCTGGACGCCGGGCGGAATCTTCACCGTGAGGCGCGTGGCCTCCTCCACGACGCCGGTGCCCTCGCACTGGGGGCAGTCCTCGGCGGCGCGGCCCGTGCCATTGCAGGTGGGGCAGGCGCCCGCGAAGGACGCCCCCGCGCTGCGGCGCGTGCGGCCGGTCCCCTTGCAGGTGGGGCAGGGGCCAGAAGCACCCGACTCACCTCGACCGCTGCAGCGCTGGCAGCGCCCCGGGCGCCGGACGGACAGGGCCCGCTCGGTGCCCGTGATGGCCTCGCCCAGCGAGAGCGTCACCTGGGCCGTGAGGTCCTCGCCGCGCCCGGGCCCGCGAGAGGCCCCGCGCTGGCGTCCGAGGATCTCGTTGATGTCGAAGCCGGGGCCACCGCCCGGGCCCGCCCGGCCGAAGATGTCTCCGAAGATGTCGCCCAGGTCGAAGTCCGCGCCGCTGCCGGAGAAGGGGATACCTCCTCCCACGCCGCCGCCGCTGGCTCTGGCCGAGCGATAGGCCCGGAACGCCTCGGCCTTCTTCTCGTCGTAGCCCATCTTCGCGGCGTCCTCTCCGAACTCGTCGTAGAGCTTGCGCTTGGTGGGATCCGACAGCACCTCGAAGGCCGTGTTGACCTGCTTGAACTTCTCCTCGGCAGCCTTGTTGCCCGGGTTCACGTCGGGGTGGTGCTTGCGCGCCAGCTTCCGGAAGGCTTTCTTGATGTCCTCCGCGGACGCTGTCCGAGGGACCTCGAGAATCTGGTAGTAGTCGTCCGCCATTGCCGATCTGTCCTGAAAAATTCCTTCTGCAAGAAAGTAACCAGCCTGACGGACTGCGCCAGCGCGATGCGTGCTTTGTCGCGGGATGTATAGAGTGGCCGGTGATGAAGGTGGCCCTGGCGATGCTGCGTCCTGGCCGAGCAATGGGCCTCTGCTGGGCAGGCTGGCTGATGGTGGCCCCTGCGGTGGCGGCGGCTCAGGCTCCGGGGACGGGTCTGCCCACGGCCGTCGCGCAGGCGCCCGAGGGCCGCGTCATCGACCAGGTGGTGGCCGTCATCGAGGGCCAGGTGCTGACCCGGAGCGAGCTGGAGTTCGAGACGCGGGTGGCGCTCGTCCAGCAGGGGGCCTTGCAGGCGGCCATCGAGCCGCTCGACGAGGAGGCGCTGAAGGGAGGGCTCGAGCTGGCGATCAACCTGCGACTGCAGGTGCTGAGCGCGGATCGGCTGGAGGCCTTCGCGACGGAGCAGGCGGAGGTGGAGGCGAGGGTGGCGAAGTTCCGCCAGCTCTTCGAGCGCGAGGAGGCGTTCCAGGGCTTCCTCACTCGCTCGGGGGCGGACCTGGGCCTGCTGACGGAGGTGCTGGGGCGGCGGGTGAGGGCCGAGCGCATCCTGGACAGCCGCATCCGCCCTCGCGCCCAGGTGAGCGAGGCCGAGGTGCTGCGCTACTACCAGCAGCACTCCAGCGAGTACCCGGAGGGATACGCGGCGGTGAAGGCCCAGCTCCAGAACAAGCTGAAGAGGGAGCGCTACGACGCGCTGACGGCGGAGGATCTGGCGGAGCTCCGCGCCTCTGCGCAGGTTCGGCGGGTAGCTCCCTTCGCGAGAGAGGCACGGCGATGAGGCAGATGCGCGAGGAGCCCTTACGAGAGGGCATGCACCCGTTCCTCATCCGGCAGATGACCCACGAGGACATGCCGGCGGTGATCGCGCTGGAGCAGGCGGCCTTCCGCAACCCCTGGTCGCCGGAGCTGCTCCGGCGTGAGCTCGACCACGACTGGTCCACCATCTTCCTGGTGGAGGAGCCGCAGCCTGGGGGCAGCCGCAAGCTGCTGGGCCTGGCCATCTTCTGGATCGTCCAGGACGAGGTGCACGTGCTCAACGTGGCGGTGGCGCCCGAGCACCGCCGGCGTGGGGTAGGGCGGGCGGTGATGGACGAGGTGCTCGCCCGGGGCCGGCACCGCCGCTGCACCCTGGCGACGCTGGAAGTACGCCGCAGCAACGAGGCGGCGATCGGGCTCTACAAGTCCCTGGGCTTCCGCACGGTGGGCGTCCGGCCGAACTACTACGTCGACGAGAAGGAGGACGCCCTCGTCATGGTGCTCGACTTCTAGCCGCACGAGGGGTAGAGGAGCGCCGCAACCGCGTGTTTCTGGAATGGATTCCCTCCCTTCGGATGGTTCTCACCTTCCGAGGGTCAGGTGGAGCTTGACACGGAGAGGTCCGTCCCTATACTCGCGGCCCTTTTTCTAGCGTAGTTGTAGGTCTATATGCGCCGCCCCGTGTCCAGCGTCGGTGGCCATGAGAGAAGGAAGCGTCAGTGCCGACGATCAGCCAGCTGGTCCGCAAGGGCCGCGAGAAGTTGAACATCAAGGGAAAGAGCCCCGCCCTGAAGGAGTGCCCTCAGAAGCGTGGCGTCTGCACCCGCGTCTACACCACCACGCCGAAGAAGCCGAACTCGGCCCTTCGCAAGGTGGCGCGTGTGCGTCTCACCAACGGGATTGAAGTGACGTCCTATATCCCCGGCGTGGGTCACAACCTCCAGGAGCACTCGGTGGTGATGATCCGCGGTGGCCGCGTGAAGGACCTCCCGGGCGTCCGCTACCACATCATCCGTGGCACGCTGGACTCCGTGGGCGTGGCGGGCCG
Above is a genomic segment from Hyalangium gracile containing:
- a CDS encoding cytochrome c3 family protein, which translates into the protein MDRQFRNALGVFALSLVAAGVAWAATARERSLAIYPAQNIPLRFDHAQHLEAGADCATCHDSVSKSEVARDRNLPAHPECETCHDIEAAQKGQKTDPPASCGTCHPGFDPTVRKEPAKLDLPPANLRFTHKVHLDKKVECVTCHGDMTKVTLATRQQLPKMATCFECHDGRAASNACTTCHLKEASGRLQLNFSSGILRPMQGDPLGLDHGPRYEFNHGSRAAVSRQLCSQCHSDSYCQKCHDSLQKPLSVHPNDYITLHPVQARTDAQRCESCHRLQSFCAACHERVGVGMDADPSLRPRNAKVHPDYATWVQIPGPQHHGIVASRDIRQCAACHREESCMSCHSELSQRQQVNPHPNGFANNCKKLAAANDRACLKCHSETSLAQKGCR
- a CDS encoding Ig-like domain-containing protein; translated protein: MRRLLIACACLSLAGCLDPGDPLLAVRDSDPPEVESTDPGANGEIGSDGSLEITFSEFMDVRTLRPGIAVFSGREEVPLRIAVPAPTEGDEDVERGDIPYTVTVSAESGAFTANASLILVMRTILTDYEGNALVEEVRVPFRTGP
- a CDS encoding 1-acyl-sn-glycerol-3-phosphate acyltransferase, coding for METAVAGTANQGAAVLKEEFGPISRWLGARYFDGVLFPPESEAELRELHAKGFVVHVMRSTAWINFLYLAWAMVRRALPPIRAVVNLRPWFTRPFRNTAQRGDFDVRFTYARRHGGSGLIFLKKTALMSASGKDIEENPFPALVAMARKGDRTVYLVPELFVWEKRTARIKPGIMDRIFGSPEAPGFLHSMVAFFRNYRRAQFRVGEPIDLRRFIEENPQDSDEVIARKVRSALHHHLTRETRAVFGPPLKPTERLIDETMRDRHLRKALDAHAASVSRRQESVYREARRNLQAIAARPSPTALAFASPLLDWVFQRIYDGIEVDETGLHRALKAGGMAPIVLCPSHKSHVDYLVMSWVLWNRGYAVPLVAAGANLSFFPLGPFLRRCGAFFLRRSFKGDPIYSAAFQSYVRKLVHDGVHQEFFPEGGRSRTGKLLPPKLGMFTWQVEAVLEGARSDLIFVPVSIDYEKVVESGSYSKELAGGEKKPEDLKALLSTPKVLAARYGRIHLTFDEPLSLVELMKSRGLTPGEPVTDDQKKGLVRALGNRVMYGISKVSTVTPHALVSASLLAHRRRGVTQRELTDRITLLRRIAEEERTPLSKTLANAPSDPETMGAIRDAIQTFRSDGMLRTQQARGEVIYQPEDERRAELSFYKNTLMNLVAPRSLVANALLVGAPAPYERVKVRALFLSRLFKVEFIYRVGTTFDTIFSETVEALVRMGLVLRTDDTLQFAPEPHARPYLEFLADLLRDYLESYLLAALTLKDVADGVATDRKSFIKFALETGRAEFHAGRIGAAESLAKTTLENAVAYLLDQKYLVEEEKKLKLGPAASEAQTRDQLADQIREYLQRA
- a CDS encoding ATP-binding protein, with translation MARHLTTSAGTTEVLRVYLQVIFNLLKPKVCYVARFFAERKQLHVEHVRGRYDDRVTAAIPDEGIVGRAFSQNAVLREEDTVVVPLESPQGVTGCLAILGPRKDASETLLRALAGQLSAAYEVARLRDDSARRNKDLQTAIAGLKSLEQHREELLGNVSHDLKNPLTTIKAYLAMVGREKLGPLTEQQRRALQTCDRNSDRMLRMVNDLLLMSRLQSGKMQLNQRPFGLKAVAEEVLRGLAALSEHSKVRLHIPPCSEVFVRGDRERLAEAIHNLVENGIHQSEEGGTVEVRVSAEEGLAALSVKDSGPGLSQEELENVFDPFYRARSGTPRPLGGRLGLPLVAKILSLHGGRVDGTSTLGEGSTFQMVLPMFAGAVSLPDPTQAAPRAGGILLVEDDLDCREVLQQVLEQEGYRVMSTSGAAEARSVLSHIRPAMVLLDLRLSQEDGRSVLHFIRATESLSDVVVYIISGASEVASLSSGQGLDRIDGFFEKPLQLPRLLDTVASVVRPSRRSPAVP
- a CDS encoding HEAT repeat domain-containing protein, whose product is MGLFDFFGGSGPEKALKLKPKVTQKYGDPTTRQKAIQQLGEMKFPEAVGVLLMRFTITVEPLTTDADEKEHVFELIKGFGKDAVAPIQDFLRKSDQAASWALRLLGELLPEPEVIAICVDVLTHLSNHYTRDPEKKVVLLHHVTGKEDARIAPAVLPFLEDMADDVKIAALKALGPLKYEPAREPMLKLLTADETARRVQTATLTALHESGFGVQGFREKVEGLLVEPYTLDKAGAVVKRQA
- the dnaJ gene encoding molecular chaperone DnaJ, with the protein product MADDYYQILEVPRTASAEDIKKAFRKLARKHHPDVNPGNKAAEEKFKQVNTAFEVLSDPTKRKLYDEFGEDAAKMGYDEKKAEAFRAYRSARASGGGVGGGIPFSGSGADFDLGDIFGDIFGRAGPGGGPGFDINEILGRQRGASRGPGRGEDLTAQVTLSLGEAITGTERALSVRRPGRCQRCSGRGESGASGPCPTCKGTGRTRRSAGASFAGACPTCNGTGRAAEDCPQCEGTGVVEEATRLTVKIPPGVQTGSKVRLAGQGAAGTHGGPPGDLYIETEVADHPLVRREGDDLYMDLPVTIPEALLGAEVKVPTFQGEVTVKVPAGSQSGRKMRLKGRGAPSLKGGSAGDMYLVIQIRVPEGAGPEAKAAAEALARAYPGDVRRELKL
- the rimI gene encoding ribosomal protein S18-alanine N-acetyltransferase, which encodes MRQMREEPLREGMHPFLIRQMTHEDMPAVIALEQAAFRNPWSPELLRRELDHDWSTIFLVEEPQPGGSRKLLGLAIFWIVQDEVHVLNVAVAPEHRRRGVGRAVMDEVLARGRHRRCTLATLEVRRSNEAAIGLYKSLGFRTVGVRPNYYVDEKEDALVMVLDF
- the rpsL gene encoding 30S ribosomal protein S12; this translates as MPTISQLVRKGREKLNIKGKSPALKECPQKRGVCTRVYTTTPKKPNSALRKVARVRLTNGIEVTSYIPGVGHNLQEHSVVMIRGGRVKDLPGVRYHIIRGTLDSVGVAGRKQGRSKYGAKRPS